In Providencia alcalifaciens, the sequence TGATGTTATATAGGAAAAGTCAAATGTCCGACAAAATGAAAGGTCAAGTTAAGTGGTTCAACGAGTCTAAAGGCTTCGGTTTCATCACTCCAGCTGATGGTAGCAAAGACGTTTTCGTCCACTTCTCTGCCATTCAGGGCAATGGTTTCAAAACTCTGGCAGAAGGCCAGCAAGTTGAATTCACCATTGAAAACGGTGCAAAAGGCCCAGCAGCTGCTAACGTAACTGCTATCTAAGCTAATTGCTTAACTGATTTTCTAAAGCCCGTCCTTTTTAAGGACGGGCTTTTTCATTTCTGTGAAATAGAAAATATAGTGCAAAAATAATTAACATTTAAATCTTTACTTAATAATTAGCCACATCTATACTCAGCCCACATTAATCTATTGGAGATAAATTACTTGGAAAGCCAGAGTTGTAATAAAAACTTAATTTAATTGGCAAGTAATTAATAATCTCTTCTATTAGCTGCTTGCCACTACGGCGGGCGGTGTCTGATGGTTCTATCATTCATACTCCCTGATTTATATACGAAATTTTCATTTTTTGAATGAAATAATCACTGTTGCAGTGAGTGTGTATCATGCAAGTTTATATTTATTCTCTATTCCCTCCGGGCAATAGCTATTAATTACTGAATATTTATTTATTCAGCAATTTGGCATGGGTTTTTTATTCTGCTCATTAATTGTTATCCATTATTTGATGGAGGGGTCATGATGTTTTTCACACCGGATATATTAAATCTTTTATCTGCAATGTGCCTTGGCGCATTAATTGGTGCAGAGCGTCAATGGCGCCAAAGAATGGCGGGATTGCGTACGAATGCATTGGTTGCAACGGGAGCAGCCGTATTTATTTTGAGTTCAGTAACGACTTCACCGGATAGCCCTGGTCGAATTGCTGCCCAAATTGTCTCAGGTATTGGCTTCTTAGGTGCTGGAGTGATCATGCGTGAAGGCATGAATATTCGAGGGCTGAATACTGCCGCAACACTATGGTGTTCAGCAGGGATTGGTGTGTTATGCGGATTAGGGCAATACTCACTAGCCATCATAGCTACTTTATTGATTTTATGTGCAAATATTCTATTGCGAGAAGCCGCAGCAAAAATTAATCGCCAGCCACAACAGCAGGCACTGGATGTTGAACAGCGTTATAAAATACGTGTGATGTGTCACCAAGGTGATGAAATCCTTGTTAGAACATTGATTTTACAAGCCATTAATGGGCTGCATATTCGCTTACAGTCATTGAGTAGCGCAGATACATTGAAACCAGAACAGCTAGAGGTGTGTGCAGAACTT encodes:
- a CDS encoding MgtC family protein gives rise to the protein MFFTPDILNLLSAMCLGALIGAERQWRQRMAGLRTNALVATGAAVFILSSVTTSPDSPGRIAAQIVSGIGFLGAGVIMREGMNIRGLNTAATLWCSAGIGVLCGLGQYSLAIIATLLILCANILLREAAAKINRQPQQQALDVEQRYKIRVMCHQGDEILVRTLILQAINGLHIRLQSLSSADTLKPEQLEVCAELLATPVEQKEIEALVCRISLEQSVSAINWKVASELPA
- the cspE gene encoding transcription antiterminator/RNA stability regulator CspE, coding for MSDKMKGQVKWFNESKGFGFITPADGSKDVFVHFSAIQGNGFKTLAEGQQVEFTIENGAKGPAAANVTAI